The stretch of DNA CCCGCCGCACGCCCTCGCGCGCCAGCCGGAAGAACGGCAGCAGGCGCAGGCGGCCCGCCTCGTGCTGCGGCGGGTACAGGCCGGGCGCGTGCCGGAAGAACGTCTCGATGCCGGCGGCCTGCATCGCCATGATCAGCGCCATCAGCAGGTACTGCCGGTGGAAGCCGGCCTGCTCGAAGCGGCGCGCGGAGGTCGCCAAGCGCCCCGGCAGCGTGACCAATGCCCCGCTGGCGCGGATGCGCGCGCACAGCCGCTGGTCCTCAAAAAGCGGCAGATCCTCATCGAAACCGCCCAGTGCTTCGAAGTAGCGCCGCGCCAGCAGCAGGCCCTGGTCGCCGTTGGTGCAGTACGGGCGGTTGAAGGCGGTTTTCTCCTCGACATAGCGCCAGGCCAGCGCGTGGCGCGCATCACGCCGCTCGAAGCGCAAGGCGAAATGGCCGGCCAGCTGCTCGGCGCCGCCACCGGCGGCGATGGCGTTGCGCAGGCAATCGAGCGCGGATCGCAGCAGGCCCGGGTCATGCAGCCTGGAATCCGCATGCAGGAACAGCAGCCAGGGGGCCTTGCTGCTGCGCGCGCCGGCGTTCATCTGCCGGGCGCGGCCGCGCGGTGTCTCGATCACCTGCACGCCCTGCAGGCGCGCGAGCTGTGCGCTGCGGTCGGTCGAGCCGCCGTCCGCCACGATCACTTCGAGCGTGATGCCGCGCTGCGCCGCGAGATCGCGCAGCAGTAGCGGCAGGGCGTCGGCTTCGTTCAGGCAGGGGATGACGACGGCCAGCTCGGGCGTCATGCCGTCAGGTAATGCGCCAGATGTGCGGGGATGCGCTGTTCCAGCCAGAACACCGGGCGTCCACGCGCGTCGGCGCCGACGAAGCCGACATGCCCGCCATGCTCGGACAGCTCCAGCCGGACCTGCTCGGACAGCTCATGCGCATGCGGCACTACCTGCGGCGACATGAAAGGATCGTCGCGCGCATGCAGAATCAGGGTGGGGATGCGGATGTGGCGCAGGAACGGCCGGCTGCTGCAGCGACGGTAATAATCGTCTGCCCCGGCAAAGCCGTGCAGCGGCGCGGTGATGGCCTCGTCGTATTCGAAGAAATCGCGCAGGCGGTGCAGGGGCGGCAGCGGAAAGGGCGCTTCGATGCGCTGGAACTTCTGCCGTACCCCGGCACGCATCAGCCGCAGCAGGCGGTTCATGTAAACGCGCGAGAAACCCTGGCGGATCGCCTCGGCGCAGAGCCACAGGTCGAAGGGGACCGATATCGCCACGGCGGTGCGCAGCGGCAGGTTGCTGCCCTGCTCGCCGAGCCATTTGAGCAGCACATTGCCGCCGAGCGAATAACCGACCGCGGCCAGCGGCGTTTGCGGCTCGCGTGCGTGCAGCAGGCGCGCGATGTAGTCGACGTCCGTGGTCTCGCCGGAGTGGTAGCCGCGCGGCAGGCGGTTGGGCTCGCCGCTGGCGCCGCGGAAGTGCATCAGCACCGCGCGCCAGCCCTGCGCCTGCACGCAGCGCATCAGGCCGCGGGCGTACTTAGATTCTATGGAACCGGTCAGCCCGTGCAGCAGCAGCACCAGCGGCGCACCGGGCGCGGCACCGGTGTCGGTCCAGTCGAGGTCGAGGAAGTCGCCGTCCGGCAGTTCGATGCGCTCGCGCCGGACCTCGAGCCGCGGCCGCGGCCGCAGGCTCGCAGCGAAGAGGGTCTGCAGATGGGGATTGCGCAACCAGGGCGCGGGTTTGAATTCGCTCTCGACGATCACGGGCGCACTCCCTGACCGGGCTGCTCGATGCGCTGCAGGTACTGCGGGCCGAGCCGCTGCATCTGGCGCTGGATCCAGTACTGGCGGCTGCGGACATAGCGCGAGGGCCGGGCGGCGTCGTAGCGCGTGGGGGCCGGTAGCACGGCGGCCAGCAGCGCGGCCTGGCTGCGACTGAGCCGGGCCGGCGTGGTGCCGAAAAAGTGCTCCGCCGCGTAACTCACCCCGAAATGACGCGGACTGAACTGCGCGATGTTGAGGTAGACCTCGAGGATGCGCTGCTTGGGCCACAGCAGTTCGATGATGATGGTCAGATAAGCCTCGATGACCTTGCGGACGTAGCTCTGGCCGCGCCACAGGAACAGGTTCTTGGCGACCTGCTGGCTGATGGTGCTGCCGCCTTTCAGGCGCGCGCTGCGGCCGTTATGGCGCAGGGCCTTGCCCATGGCCTGCCAGTCGAAGCCGGAATGCTCGGCGAACTTCTGGTCCTCGGCGGCGATCACGGCCAGGCGCATGGCCGGGGCGATGTCCCCGTAATCCACCCAGCGGTAGCGGATGTTGCGGCGGGGCGCTTTCTCGATGCTGCGCTCGATGCGCGTGGCCAGCATGAAGCTGCTGTAGACCGGGTCGATCCAGCGCATGCTGCCGATCAGCAGCCAGGGGAGCAGCAGCAGCACGAGCAGCACGCGCAGGACGCGTCGCAGCAGCCGCCGGCCGAAGCTGCGTCGCGGCCCGATGCGCGGCACTACCGTTTTCAGGTCGGGACCGGAGTGGCG from Nevskiales bacterium encodes:
- a CDS encoding TIGR04283 family arsenosugar biosynthesis glycosyltransferase, which gives rise to MTPELAVVIPCLNEADALPLLLRDLAAQRGITLEVIVADGGSTDRSAQLARLQGVQVIETPRGRARQMNAGARSSKAPWLLFLHADSRLHDPGLLRSALDCLRNAIAAGGGAEQLAGHFALRFERRDARHALAWRYVEEKTAFNRPYCTNGDQGLLLARRYFEALGGFDEDLPLFEDQRLCARIRASGALVTLPGRLATSARRFEQAGFHRQYLLMALIMAMQAAGIETFFRHAPGLYPPQHEAGRLRLLPFFRLAREGVRR
- a CDS encoding hydrolase; its protein translation is MIVESEFKPAPWLRNPHLQTLFAASLRPRPRLEVRRERIELPDGDFLDLDWTDTGAAPGAPLVLLLHGLTGSIESKYARGLMRCVQAQGWRAVLMHFRGASGEPNRLPRGYHSGETTDVDYIARLLHAREPQTPLAAVGYSLGGNVLLKWLGEQGSNLPLRTAVAISVPFDLWLCAEAIRQGFSRVYMNRLLRLMRAGVRQKFQRIEAPFPLPPLHRLRDFFEYDEAITAPLHGFAGADDYYRRCSSRPFLRHIRIPTLILHARDDPFMSPQVVPHAHELSEQVRLELSEHGGHVGFVGADARGRPVFWLEQRIPAHLAHYLTA
- the mtgA gene encoding monofunctional biosynthetic peptidoglycan transglycosylase, with amino-acid sequence MFRRRRHSGPDLKTVVPRIGPRRSFGRRLLRRVLRVLLVLLLLPWLLIGSMRWIDPVYSSFMLATRIERSIEKAPRRNIRYRWVDYGDIAPAMRLAVIAAEDQKFAEHSGFDWQAMGKALRHNGRSARLKGGSTISQQVAKNLFLWRGQSYVRKVIEAYLTIIIELLWPKQRILEVYLNIAQFSPRHFGVSYAAEHFFGTTPARLSRSQAALLAAVLPAPTRYDAARPSRYVRSRQYWIQRQMQRLGPQYLQRIEQPGQGVRP